In the Paenibacillus sp. FSL R7-0337 genome, GGCCTTGCCTTTGTCTGTGGAGAAGGAGGTGAACGTGTTAATGTCCTGCTCCACTACTGCCCGGCCTCCGCTATAGGTGAACAACAGCTCTCCGTCTGTAAGTGCTTCTACAGTCTCGGAATGACTGAAACGCACATCCGCATCTACAGCATCGTCATAGGCCTGATAAGTCAGGGATTCGTTCACAGCGGCAGCGGCAGTTGCCCCCGCAACCCAAGCCACGGCATGCGCTTTATCCACTACCGTTCCATCACTCAGAATGACGCCGTTCGCCACACTGATGATGCCTTCATGATCAGCCGTAGCGTAATCGGACAAGACCGCCTGCACCTTCTTGCCTTCCGTGTTACGCAGACGCTTCACATAGGCGCTATATAGCGACTTCAGCGTGTTATCCTGCGATACCAGACCTACCGTCTGGAAATCCTGAACCTCCAGCGCCGACAAGAACGCACTATGCTCCGCATTCGTCACCGTACCATTCGCCCCGCCTGCCAGCGGCAGTCCAGCGCTCACCGTCAGCGCACCGGATTCATTCGGCTTAAATTCTACATAAGCGTTCGCAACCAGACCGGCAGCAGCACTTACCGTCTGCTTGTCCACTTCACTACCCTCAAGCAGCGTCCGTACATCGAACTGAGTGCTGTCATCGATATTTTTCTCGATCACTACCTTAAGCGCATTCCCGCGTTCCCCGCCATACAGCGCAGTCGCCTGAACTCCATTATTGGTCACAGCTGCCTTCACACCCTGATTCAGACGGTAGAGCAGCAGTGTGCCCGTCCGCTTCAGTACCTCTCTCACCGGCAGCAGCTCTGCAGCCGTCAGATCGTAGCCCAGCTTTTGCTGGAAATCGTCCTGAGCCGTAAGCTTCAGAATGACGCCCGCAGGCCCCCAAGGCAGTGCAAGCGCCAAAGCAGCTGTACCGCGTTCCCCCATTTTACCTGCCACAATGCCGTTCGAGGCCACATTTACGTATACCCCCGGACGCACCTTGTTTTGTGTTGTCCATGTTCCTCCAGCCATTAGATAACCTCCTTATTTAGATACTGCTCCATTAAATGCTTAGCCTCTTCCAAGGTGTAGCTCCCGTCCTCTTGCAGAACTACCTCCAGTACATCCTTTTCCTTAGGCCCAAACAGAGCGGAGTTCATCATCTGCTTCTTTCCAAAAGCATCCGGCCCCCCGCTCCCGCGTCCCTGTTCACTTTGCGTCATTTCCTTAGAACTCATTTCAGCCGCGTCCCTTCTGTGAAATGTCCCATCAGCTCTGCCTCTTCCTCCGGCTGCTTCTGCTTCTGGAGATAGAGCATATAGTCCACGGTGAACAGCGCCCCCCGTCCCTCTGCTCCGGCCACCCAGGACTGGCGCACCACCCGATAAGCGGGA is a window encoding:
- a CDS encoding phage tail sheath family protein, whose product is MAGGTWTTQNKVRPGVYVNVASNGIVAGKMGERGTAALALALPWGPAGVILKLTAQDDFQQKLGYDLTAAELLPVREVLKRTGTLLLYRLNQGVKAAVTNNGVQATALYGGERGNALKVVIEKNIDDSTQFDVRTLLEGSEVDKQTVSAAAGLVANAYVEFKPNESGALTVSAGLPLAGGANGTVTNAEHSAFLSALEVQDFQTVGLVSQDNTLKSLYSAYVKRLRNTEGKKVQAVLSDYATADHEGIISVANGVILSDGTVVDKAHAVAWVAGATAAAAVNESLTYQAYDDAVDADVRFSHSETVEALTDGELLFTYSGGRAVVEQDINTFTSFSTDKGKAFSKNRVLRVLDGIAGDLKRIFESYFIGKLPNNEDGRALFWSQCVTYMNDLQNLGAIENFNAQSDIVVTSGADSDSVVLEVAVKPVDSVEKVYMKVKVV